In Pseudomonas fluorescens, one genomic interval encodes:
- a CDS encoding ABC transporter permease, translating into MARLPLLRLFSLALRQLMRDARAGELRVLFFALIVAVAASTAIGYFGARLNGAMTLRATEFLGADLVLEGSSPARDEQIRSGTELRLNHAQVVEFSSVIATDNGIQLSSIKAVDRAYPLRGELKSAPAPFAAETSGGEPQPGEAWVEARLLTALDLKIGDSIDVGMKTLKLTRVLTYEPDRAGNFYSLTPRVMINLDDLAATGVVQPGSRVSYRELWRGEPQALETYRQLIKPGLAANQRIQDARDGNRQIGGALGKAERYLNMASLVAVLLAGVAVALSANRFASRRFDASALLRCLGLSRRETMLLFSIQLTVLGLFAALSGAVLGWLAQLGLFALLHDLLPADVPPGGLFPALAGIGTGLVALAGFALPPLAALGRVPPLRVLRRDMLPIPSSTWMVYGAALGALGLIMWRLSLDLLLTFALLGGGVVAALVLGGLLLLLLNSLRRMLARAPLPWRLGLGQLLRHPLAAAGQALAFGLILLSMALIALLRGELLDTWQNQLPKNAPNYFALNILPADKQAFTDHLIKVSAQAAPLYPVVPGRLISINGEPVQQIVSKDSAGDRAVQRDLSLTWAADLPAGNKLTAGTWWTGQPSDDVPGVSVEGKVAESLKLKLGDHMVFSVGGVNREAKVTSLREINWDNFQPNFFMIFQPGTLKDLPATYLTSFYLAPGHDQQIVELSRAFPAVTILQVEALLEQLRSILAQVTLAVEYVLLFVLAAGMAVLFSGLQATLDERIRQGALLRALGAQRQLLVKARRIEFGLLGAVSGLLAAIGSEVVSLVLYRYAFDLPWHPHPWLLMLPLIGAALIGGAGVFGTRRALNASPLTVLREG; encoded by the coding sequence ATGGCACGTCTGCCGCTGTTGCGTCTGTTCAGTCTCGCCCTACGTCAACTCATGCGCGATGCCCGCGCCGGGGAATTGCGCGTGCTGTTCTTTGCCCTGATCGTCGCAGTGGCGGCGAGCACCGCCATCGGCTACTTCGGTGCCCGCCTCAACGGTGCAATGACGCTGCGCGCCACCGAGTTCCTTGGCGCCGATCTGGTGCTTGAGGGCAGCTCGCCGGCCCGCGACGAACAGATCCGCAGCGGCACCGAGCTGCGCTTGAATCATGCGCAGGTGGTGGAGTTTTCCAGCGTCATTGCCACCGACAATGGCATTCAGTTATCGAGCATCAAAGCCGTCGACCGCGCCTACCCGCTGCGCGGCGAGCTGAAAAGTGCCCCGGCCCCGTTTGCCGCTGAAACCTCGGGCGGCGAGCCGCAACCCGGTGAAGCGTGGGTTGAAGCTCGTCTGCTGACTGCGCTGGATCTGAAGATCGGCGACAGCATCGACGTCGGCATGAAAACCTTGAAGCTGACCCGCGTGCTGACTTACGAGCCGGATCGCGCCGGCAACTTCTACAGCCTCACACCTCGGGTGATGATCAACCTCGATGACCTCGCCGCCACCGGCGTAGTGCAACCCGGCAGCCGCGTGAGTTATCGCGAACTGTGGCGCGGCGAACCGCAGGCGCTGGAAACCTATCGACAACTGATCAAACCCGGCCTGGCCGCCAATCAGCGCATTCAGGATGCGCGCGACGGTAACCGGCAGATCGGCGGCGCGCTGGGCAAGGCCGAGCGCTACCTGAACATGGCCAGTCTGGTCGCGGTGCTGTTGGCCGGCGTGGCCGTGGCCTTATCGGCCAACCGCTTTGCCAGTCGCCGCTTCGATGCCAGTGCCTTGCTGCGCTGCCTCGGTTTGTCGCGTCGGGAAACCATGTTGCTGTTCAGTATTCAGCTGACCGTGCTGGGCCTGTTCGCCGCCCTCAGCGGTGCCGTGCTCGGCTGGCTGGCGCAACTGGGACTGTTCGCCCTGTTGCATGATCTGCTACCCGCCGATGTGCCACCGGGCGGCCTGTTTCCGGCGCTCGCCGGGATCGGCACCGGGCTGGTGGCACTGGCCGGTTTCGCCCTGCCACCGCTTGCCGCGCTGGGTCGGGTGCCACCGTTGCGGGTGCTGCGCCGCGACATGCTGCCGATTCCTTCGAGCACCTGGATGGTTTATGGCGCGGCGCTGGGCGCACTCGGGCTGATCATGTGGCGCCTGAGTCTGGATCTGCTGCTGACCTTCGCGCTGCTGGGCGGTGGCGTGGTCGCTGCGCTGGTGCTGGGTGGCTTGCTGCTGTTGTTGCTCAACAGCTTGCGCCGAATGCTCGCCCGTGCGCCGCTGCCGTGGCGTCTCGGCCTGGGTCAACTGCTGCGTCATCCACTGGCGGCGGCCGGGCAGGCGCTGGCGTTCGGCTTGATCCTGCTGTCGATGGCGCTGATCGCCCTGCTGCGTGGCGAGCTGCTCGACACCTGGCAAAACCAGTTACCGAAAAACGCCCCCAACTACTTCGCCCTGAACATCCTGCCGGCGGACAAACAGGCCTTCACCGATCACTTGATCAAGGTGTCCGCGCAGGCGGCGCCGCTGTACCCGGTGGTGCCGGGACGGCTGATCAGCATCAACGGCGAACCGGTGCAGCAGATCGTCAGCAAGGATTCGGCCGGCGACCGTGCCGTGCAACGTGACTTGAGCCTGACCTGGGCCGCCGACCTGCCGGCCGGTAACAAGCTCACCGCCGGTACGTGGTGGACCGGGCAACCCTCGGACGACGTACCGGGCGTGTCGGTTGAAGGTAAAGTCGCCGAAAGCCTCAAGCTCAAACTCGGCGATCACATGGTGTTCAGCGTCGGCGGGGTCAATCGTGAAGCGAAAGTCACCAGCCTGCGCGAGATCAACTGGGACAACTTCCAGCCGAACTTCTTCATGATCTTCCAGCCCGGCACCCTCAAGGATCTGCCGGCGACTTACCTGACCAGTTTCTATCTTGCACCCGGTCACGATCAGCAGATCGTCGAGCTGTCACGGGCATTCCCGGCGGTGACCATCCTTCAGGTCGAAGCTCTGCTGGAACAACTGCGCAGCATCCTCGCCCAGGTCACCCTGGCGGTGGAATACGTGTTGTTGTTCGTGTTGGCGGCGGGGATGGCGGTGCTGTTCTCCGGCCTGCAGGCGACCCTGGATGAACGCATTCGCCAAGGCGCGCTGTTACGTGCGCTGGGGGCGCAGCGGCAATTGCTGGTCAAGGCCCGCCGCATCGAGTTCGGCTTGCTCGGTGCGGTCAGCGGCTTGCTGGCAGCCATCGGTTCGGAAGTGGTGAGTCTGGTGTTGTATCGCTATGCATTCGATCTGCCATGGCATCCGCATCCATGGTTGCTGATGCTGCCGTTGATTGGCGCCGCGCTGATTGGCGGTGCCGGCGTGTTCGGTACGCGTCGGGCGTTGAATGCGAGCCCGCTGACAGTCTTGCGCGAGGGTTGA
- the greB gene encoding transcription elongation factor GreB: MSRYRPPRTAGTALITPEGEARMRAEFHELWHVRRPQVTQAVSEAAAQGDRSENAEYTYGKKMLREIDSRVRFLTKRLEALKVVSEKPSDPNKVYFGAWVTIEDEDGKQSRYRIVGPDELDLKLGLISIDSPLARALIGKALDAEVRVQTPTGEQFVYIVAIEYP; encoded by the coding sequence ATGAGCCGTTATCGCCCTCCCCGCACCGCCGGCACCGCGCTGATCACCCCTGAAGGTGAAGCGCGGATGCGCGCCGAATTCCATGAGCTGTGGCATGTGCGCCGCCCGCAGGTGACGCAAGCGGTCAGCGAAGCAGCGGCGCAGGGTGATCGTTCGGAAAACGCCGAGTACACCTACGGCAAGAAAATGCTGCGCGAGATCGACAGCCGCGTGCGATTTCTCACCAAGCGTCTCGAAGCACTGAAGGTCGTCAGCGAAAAACCCAGCGATCCGAACAAGGTCTACTTCGGCGCCTGGGTCACCATCGAGGACGAAGACGGCAAGCAGTCGCGCTACCGCATCGTCGGTCCGGATGAACTGGATCTGAAACTCGGTCTGATCAGCATCGACTCACCACTGGCCCGCGCCTTGATCGGCAAGGCGCTGGACGCCGAAGTCCGGGTACAGACGCCAACCGGTGAGCAGTTTGTCTATATCGTGGCGATCGAATATCCCTGA
- a CDS encoding DoxX family protein, whose product MSSLINKVLFTRAGYGLTILRIAVGVIFAAHGSQKLFGLFGGYGLAGTAQYMDSIGLHPGYLMATLAGGTEFFAGLALIIGLLARPAALGLTFLSLVAIFTVHISNGLFMANNGYEFALALLGGSLAVMIEGAGKLSVDRAIAG is encoded by the coding sequence ATGAGCTCTCTGATCAACAAGGTTCTGTTCACTCGCGCCGGTTACGGCCTGACCATTCTGCGTATCGCGGTCGGCGTGATCTTCGCCGCCCACGGTTCGCAAAAACTGTTTGGTCTGTTCGGTGGTTACGGTCTGGCGGGCACCGCGCAATACATGGACAGCATCGGTCTGCACCCGGGTTACCTGATGGCCACGCTGGCTGGCGGTACCGAGTTCTTCGCCGGTCTGGCGCTGATCATCGGCCTGCTGGCGCGCCCGGCGGCGCTGGGTCTGACCTTCCTGTCGCTGGTGGCGATCTTCACCGTACACATCAGCAACGGTCTGTTCATGGCCAACAACGGTTACGAGTTCGCCCTGGCGCTGCTCGGTGGCAGCCTCGCGGTGATGATCGAAGGCGCCGGCAAGCTGTCGGTGGATCGCGCCATCGCCGGTTGA
- a CDS encoding transglycosylase SLT domain-containing protein, which yields MHRPSVLLLLCASLLLLPITAVARLPGPQQAVPAAKVRDLAEIRSSRVLRVLVNQSRNSSGEVQGQAIGVEYHRLRAFEQYLNGHARDGQEITLKIIPKAKDQLLGALQRGEGDLVAPGELLDLQPGYAVASSEPIASNVPLVLVGIKGERRYTKVEQLSGKILALPTGSAAGEAVSQLNQKLALHKLAPIKIEWVDPTLAVEDVLEMVQGGIFHLTIVEQPIAERWGKILPKLRFDRQLMISEPGEEYWFVRRDASMLRASIDRFLVGYRKPANEDAEFLRIYRRLYQVHYPLAKADRQRLEKLRPTLQKHADAQSMDWLNLAALAFKESALQPSARSGSGPTGLMQITPSAAQRVGVSNIQNLDANVQAGAKYLAMIRRKFFNSPKLNERERMAFTLAAYNIGPERVQGMRAEARRRGLNPNQWFFQVERIAMEQVGMGPVSYVNSVNKYYLAFDRERESLEPRGQKVASRK from the coding sequence ATGCATCGTCCCTCGGTTTTGCTCCTGTTGTGCGCGTCACTGCTGCTGCTGCCGATAACGGCGGTTGCGCGCTTGCCCGGGCCACAGCAAGCCGTGCCGGCCGCCAAGGTTCGTGACCTGGCGGAGATCCGTAGCAGTCGAGTGTTGCGCGTGCTGGTCAATCAGAGTCGCAACAGTTCCGGTGAAGTCCAGGGTCAGGCCATCGGCGTCGAATACCATCGCCTGCGTGCCTTCGAGCAATACCTCAATGGCCACGCCCGCGATGGTCAGGAAATTACCCTCAAGATCATTCCCAAAGCCAAGGATCAACTGCTTGGCGCGTTGCAGCGCGGCGAAGGTGATCTGGTCGCGCCCGGTGAGCTGCTCGATCTGCAACCCGGCTACGCGGTGGCCAGCAGTGAGCCGATTGCCAGCAACGTGCCGCTGGTGCTGGTCGGCATCAAAGGCGAGCGCCGTTACACCAAGGTCGAGCAGCTTTCCGGCAAGATCCTGGCCTTGCCGACCGGCAGTGCGGCGGGGGAGGCGGTCAGCCAGCTCAATCAGAAACTGGCGTTGCACAAACTGGCGCCGATCAAGATCGAATGGGTTGACCCTACGTTGGCGGTCGAGGACGTGCTGGAGATGGTGCAGGGCGGGATTTTCCACCTGACCATCGTCGAGCAACCGATCGCCGAGCGTTGGGGCAAGATCCTGCCCAAGCTGCGTTTCGACCGGCAATTGATGATCAGCGAGCCGGGTGAGGAATACTGGTTCGTGCGCCGTGATGCCTCGATGCTGCGGGCGAGCATCGATCGTTTCCTGGTCGGCTACAGGAAGCCGGCGAACGAGGATGCAGAGTTTCTGCGGATTTATCGACGGCTCTATCAAGTGCACTATCCGTTGGCCAAGGCTGACCGCCAGCGTCTGGAGAAGCTGCGCCCGACCCTGCAAAAACACGCCGACGCGCAAAGCATGGACTGGCTGAACCTGGCGGCGCTGGCCTTCAAGGAGTCAGCCCTGCAACCCAGCGCCCGCAGCGGCAGTGGTCCGACCGGGTTGATGCAGATTACCCCGTCCGCGGCGCAGCGAGTCGGTGTGAGCAACATCCAGAATCTCGATGCGAATGTGCAGGCCGGGGCCAAGTACCTGGCGATGATTCGCCGCAAGTTTTTCAACAGTCCGAAACTCAATGAGCGCGAGCGCATGGCGTTCACCCTGGCGGCCTACAATATCGGCCCGGAGCGGGTGCAGGGCATGCGCGCCGAGGCACGGCGGCGCGGGCTGAATCCGAACCAGTGGTTCTTTCAGGTCGAGCGCATCGCCATGGAGCAGGTGGGCATGGGCCCCGTCAGCTATGTTAATAGCGTGAACAAGTATTACCTGGCGTTCGACCGGGAGCGGGAGTCGCTGGAGCCCCGGGGACAGAAAGTCGCTTCACGGAAATAA
- a CDS encoding TatD family hydrolase yields MQLIDIGVNLTNPSFAEKHQAVLDRAYAAGVCQLVLTGTSVESSEQALELCRQLDQSGQRLFATAGIHPHSASDWNADSARRLRSLLQEQNVVAVGECGLDFNRDFSPRPQQEKVLEEHLALAVELQLPVFLHERDASQRLLEILRDFRDQLPAAVVHCFTGEQKALFSYLDLDLHIGITGWICDERRGTHLHPLVKEIKRGRLMLESDAPYLLPRTLRPKPKNGRNEPAYLTEVLREVALHRGETEEDLAAHTTACARAFFNLPTLP; encoded by the coding sequence ATGCAACTCATCGATATCGGCGTCAACCTGACCAACCCCAGTTTCGCCGAAAAACATCAGGCCGTGCTCGACCGCGCCTATGCTGCCGGGGTCTGCCAACTGGTGCTGACCGGCACCAGCGTCGAGAGTAGCGAGCAGGCGCTGGAGCTCTGCCGGCAACTGGATCAAAGCGGCCAGCGGCTGTTTGCCACCGCTGGCATTCACCCGCATTCGGCCAGTGACTGGAACGCTGACAGCGCGCGTCGTTTGCGCAGTCTGCTGCAAGAGCAAAACGTGGTCGCCGTGGGCGAATGCGGGCTGGATTTCAACCGTGATTTCTCGCCGCGCCCGCAACAGGAAAAAGTCCTCGAAGAACATCTGGCGCTGGCGGTAGAACTGCAGTTGCCGGTGTTCCTGCATGAGCGGGATGCCAGTCAGCGTCTGCTGGAAATCCTCAGGGACTTCCGCGATCAACTGCCCGCCGCCGTGGTGCACTGCTTTACCGGCGAGCAAAAAGCCCTGTTCAGTTACCTCGATCTGGACCTGCACATCGGCATCACCGGCTGGATCTGCGACGAGCGCCGGGGCACGCATTTGCATCCGCTGGTCAAAGAGATCAAGCGCGGACGGCTGATGCTCGAAAGCGACGCGCCGTACCTGCTACCTCGCACCTTGCGCCCAAAGCCGAAGAACGGCCGTAATGAACCGGCATATCTGACCGAGGTGCTGCGCGAAGTGGCGCTGCATCGGGGCGAGACCGAGGAAGATCTGGCAGCACATACCACAGCGTGCGCCCGCGCATTCTTCAACCTGCCCACCCTGCCCTGA
- a CDS encoding methyl-accepting chemotaxis protein, producing MGAWLSNISLKYKFWAVNAVAFVTTLLLVLYAVQLEQQARSHASQASAQAQAQLLKAWPAGQALPKADQVLTFKRGEAPRLNDQPLLEISDSNGWNEINHLPLFGNNPLLGAEVFSRADGEQVAVIAYGPSLAQVFSDRFANYAVAVFILMLAMLGASQLLIRFLLSQLNTLKDVMLHVEKSGDLSARVPLACKDEVGQMANAFNAMQAGYQRVVTTVANTARQLDVGAARLAASMNEVRHGMLGQQSETDQAATAINEMTATVYHIAQHAGATRDLSQTADGLAGSGQQVVSRVQQSIAGLSSGVQQTAEMIQRLAEDSQKINGVVSVIHSIAEQTNLLALNAAIEAARAGEMGRGFAVVADEVRNLAKRVQTSTDEITTMVSALQAGTRDAVDFMQESSYKADDCVQQAQEAGEALAEITGAVAQMRESNTQIAVAAEQQSQVAEEMNRAVVSIRDVTENTVQQTVDSATTSNELATLAGELSKAIGQLKL from the coding sequence ATGGGTGCCTGGCTTAGCAATATCTCGCTGAAATACAAATTCTGGGCGGTCAATGCGGTCGCTTTCGTCACCACCCTGCTGCTGGTGCTGTATGCCGTGCAGCTTGAGCAGCAGGCACGCAGCCACGCCTCACAGGCTTCCGCTCAGGCCCAGGCACAATTGCTCAAGGCGTGGCCGGCTGGGCAGGCGCTGCCCAAGGCCGATCAGGTGCTGACCTTCAAACGCGGGGAAGCGCCGCGCCTCAATGATCAACCGCTGCTGGAGATCAGCGATAGCAACGGCTGGAACGAGATCAATCATCTGCCGCTGTTCGGCAACAACCCGCTGCTGGGCGCTGAAGTGTTCAGCCGTGCCGACGGCGAGCAAGTCGCGGTCATCGCCTATGGCCCAAGTCTGGCGCAAGTGTTCAGTGATCGTTTCGCCAACTACGCCGTGGCGGTGTTCATCCTGATGCTGGCCATGCTCGGCGCTTCGCAACTGCTGATCCGCTTCCTGCTCAGTCAGCTCAACACCTTGAAAGACGTGATGCTACATGTAGAGAAGAGTGGTGACCTCTCGGCCCGCGTGCCGCTGGCCTGCAAGGACGAAGTCGGGCAAATGGCCAATGCGTTCAACGCGATGCAGGCCGGTTATCAGCGCGTGGTCACCACGGTCGCCAACACCGCGCGGCAACTCGACGTCGGCGCTGCGCGTCTGGCGGCGAGCATGAACGAAGTGCGCCACGGCATGCTCGGTCAACAGAGCGAGACCGATCAGGCCGCCACCGCAATTAATGAAATGACCGCCACGGTTTATCACATCGCCCAGCACGCCGGCGCCACCCGTGACCTGTCGCAGACCGCCGATGGTCTGGCGGGCAGCGGCCAGCAAGTGGTCAGCCGCGTGCAACAGTCGATTGCCGGACTCTCCAGCGGTGTGCAGCAGACCGCCGAGATGATTCAGCGCCTGGCCGAAGACAGCCAGAAGATCAACGGCGTAGTCAGTGTGATTCACAGCATCGCCGAGCAAACCAATCTGCTGGCCCTCAACGCCGCCATCGAAGCGGCCCGTGCCGGCGAGATGGGCCGCGGTTTTGCGGTGGTCGCTGATGAGGTGCGCAACCTCGCCAAGCGCGTGCAGACCTCCACCGATGAAATCACCACCATGGTCTCAGCGCTGCAGGCCGGCACCCGCGATGCGGTGGACTTCATGCAGGAGAGTTCGTACAAGGCCGACGACTGCGTGCAGCAGGCGCAGGAAGCCGGTGAAGCGCTGGCGGAAATCACTGGCGCCGTGGCGCAGATGCGCGAGAGCAACACGCAGATTGCGGTGGCGGCGGAGCAGCAGAGTCAGGTCGCGGAAGAGATGAATCGGGCGGTGGTGAGCATTCGTGATGTGACCGAAAACACCGTGCAACAGACCGTGGATTCGGCGACTACCAGCAATGAGTTGGCGACATTGGCCGGGGAGTTGAGCAAGGCCATCGGTCAACTCAAACTTTAA
- a CDS encoding Mpo1-like protein: protein MGKRHPNLPAWQWRAYPNNHQHPTNLVLHLIAVPLFIVAFLLIVSGVFSLSLASIAIGVIGIVAALGLQRHGHSLEAQASEPFSDRKDAVSRLLVEQFLTFPRFFLSGGWWRAWRERHRRH, encoded by the coding sequence ATGGGCAAACGTCACCCCAATCTTCCCGCGTGGCAATGGCGCGCGTACCCGAACAATCACCAGCACCCGACCAATCTGGTGCTGCACCTGATTGCCGTGCCGCTGTTTATCGTTGCATTTCTGTTGATCGTGTCCGGCGTGTTCAGCTTGAGTCTGGCCAGTATCGCCATCGGCGTAATCGGTATCGTCGCGGCGCTGGGTCTGCAGCGCCACGGCCACAGCCTGGAGGCGCAAGCCTCCGAGCCGTTCAGTGATCGCAAAGATGCCGTGTCACGCTTGCTGGTCGAGCAGTTTCTGACCTTTCCGCGGTTCTTCCTCAGTGGCGGCTGGTGGCGCGCCTGGCGTGAGCGCCACCGTCGGCATTGA
- a CDS encoding acyl-CoA thioesterase: MRFSDLIEAVRRQPEVTIPAEWGQGRASFGGLVAALQYETMRAKVPAERPVRSLAITFVGPVEPEVPVSFEVDVLREGKAVSQVLGRAVQNGQVVTIVQGSFGASRPSEVAVEAYPAAEMKHWEECQELPYIKGVTPEFMRHLAMRWSVGGMPFTGNKSRQMGGWVRLRGDVKEEPVNEAHLLALVDAWPPALLPYLKKPAPGSTLTWTIEFVQPLRELSTLDWCKYLADIEYAADGYGHVAAKLWSADGELIAMSRQTVTIFA, encoded by the coding sequence ATGCGCTTTTCCGATCTGATCGAGGCGGTTCGTCGCCAGCCAGAAGTGACCATTCCTGCCGAGTGGGGTCAGGGTCGGGCCAGTTTTGGTGGCCTGGTGGCGGCGCTGCAATACGAAACCATGCGCGCGAAAGTGCCGGCGGAGCGTCCGGTGCGTTCGTTGGCGATCACCTTTGTCGGCCCGGTCGAACCGGAAGTCCCGGTGAGCTTCGAAGTCGATGTGTTGCGCGAAGGCAAAGCGGTCAGCCAAGTGCTGGGCCGGGCTGTGCAGAACGGTCAGGTAGTGACGATCGTGCAGGGCAGCTTTGGTGCTTCGCGACCTTCGGAAGTCGCAGTCGAGGCCTATCCGGCAGCTGAAATGAAACACTGGGAAGAATGCCAGGAGCTGCCGTACATCAAGGGCGTGACCCCGGAGTTCATGCGCCATCTGGCGATGCGCTGGAGCGTTGGCGGCATGCCGTTCACCGGCAACAAGTCGCGACAGATGGGCGGCTGGGTGCGTTTGCGTGGCGATGTGAAGGAAGAGCCGGTCAATGAGGCGCATCTGCTGGCGCTGGTGGATGCGTGGCCACCGGCCTTGTTGCCGTACCTGAAGAAACCGGCACCGGGCAGCACGCTGACCTGGACTATTGAATTCGTGCAGCCGTTACGCGAGTTGAGCACGCTGGACTGGTGCAAATACTTGGCAGACATCGAATACGCCGCCGACGGTTACGGCCATGTCGCCGCCAAGCTGTGGAGTGCGGACGGGGAGTTGATCGCCATGAGTCGTCAGACCGTAACGATTTTTGCCTGA
- a CDS encoding CHAD domain-containing protein gives MSALVDRLVAHVLSLEVRLLACQARLTARTDPEALHDLRTTVRRLRSLLRPLRGLPGVEQLEGAASAVGQLTTPWRDREVLAAYLLKHDQPQAAQRRMAQMDEAYPALAASAEVASLLIILDAFPRFLRASERQGLLKGLGKRIEKRLHKQWKKLDEALHDPAHDRHRLRLLIKRVRYGIEAYPELDRLPEPALERLKSAQGALGDWHDCWQWLARAELESDLQPCVATWQAGLIKSEAKADRVLEKLSSSCFKS, from the coding sequence ATGTCTGCGTTGGTGGATCGGTTAGTGGCTCATGTCCTGAGCCTGGAAGTGCGATTGCTGGCCTGTCAGGCGCGCCTGACTGCGCGTACCGACCCCGAGGCGCTGCACGACTTGCGCACCACGGTGCGGCGCTTGCGCAGCCTGTTGCGACCCTTGCGTGGTTTGCCCGGAGTCGAGCAACTGGAAGGTGCCGCCTCGGCGGTCGGTCAGTTGACCACCCCGTGGCGCGATCGCGAGGTACTGGCGGCGTACCTGCTCAAGCATGATCAACCGCAAGCCGCACAGCGACGCATGGCGCAAATGGACGAAGCCTATCCAGCATTGGCAGCGAGCGCCGAAGTGGCTTCGCTGCTGATCATTCTCGACGCTTTCCCACGATTCCTGCGTGCCTCCGAGCGTCAGGGCCTGCTCAAGGGCCTGGGCAAACGCATCGAAAAACGCCTGCACAAACAATGGAAGAAACTCGACGAGGCGCTGCACGATCCCGCCCACGACCGCCATCGTCTGCGCTTGCTGATCAAGCGCGTGCGGTATGGCATCGAAGCCTATCCGGAACTGGATCGCCTGCCTGAGCCGGCGCTGGAGCGGCTGAAGTCGGCGCAGGGCGCGCTGGGTGACTGGCACGATTGCTGGCAGTGGCTGGCGCGGGCCGAACTGGAAAGCGATCTGCAACCGTGCGTCGCGACCTGGCAGGCGGGCCTGATCAAGTCCGAAGCCAAGGCCGATCGGGTGCTGGAAAAACTCAGTTCAAGCTGCTTCAAATCCTGA
- a CDS encoding patatin-like phospholipase family protein: MKKRVALVLGSGGARGYAHIGVIEEIERRGYDIACIAGCSMGAVVGGIYAAGKLDEYRTWIETLDYLDVLRLVDVSFRLGAIRGEKVFGQIRKIVGEINIEDLRIPYTAVAADLTNQQEIWFQEGCLHQAMRASAAIPSLFTPVMQGNRMLVDGGILNPLPIVPVVSSHCDLIIAVNLNATNQRHYKLPVIQRPPAFRSRFDSLLSSLGSKMPFRRKQAEQLLLLEQEALRAEAADINPWLEGSEPESQQPAAAPEREGAPKSATGSFIIDNVGPASLLDLINQSFEVMQTSLAQYKIAGYPPDILINVPKRVCRFFEFYKAPELIALGREIARDTLDRYESEQS, encoded by the coding sequence ATGAAAAAGCGTGTCGCACTGGTGCTGGGTTCCGGTGGCGCCCGGGGCTATGCCCATATCGGGGTCATTGAGGAAATCGAAAGACGCGGTTACGACATTGCCTGCATTGCCGGTTGTTCGATGGGCGCGGTGGTCGGCGGGATCTATGCCGCAGGCAAACTCGACGAGTACCGCACCTGGATCGAAACCCTCGATTATCTGGACGTGCTGCGGCTGGTAGACGTGAGTTTTCGCCTCGGGGCGATACGTGGCGAAAAGGTCTTCGGGCAGATCCGCAAGATCGTCGGCGAGATCAATATCGAAGACCTGCGCATTCCCTACACCGCCGTCGCCGCCGACCTGACCAACCAGCAGGAAATCTGGTTTCAGGAAGGCTGTCTGCATCAGGCGATGCGCGCCTCGGCGGCGATTCCCAGCCTGTTCACCCCGGTGATGCAGGGCAACCGGATGCTGGTGGACGGCGGCATTCTCAACCCGTTGCCGATCGTTCCGGTGGTCTCCAGCCACTGCGACCTGATCATCGCGGTCAACCTCAACGCGACCAACCAGCGCCACTACAAATTGCCGGTGATTCAGCGCCCGCCAGCGTTTCGTTCGCGCTTTGACAGTTTGCTCAGTTCGCTGGGTTCGAAGATGCCGTTCCGGCGCAAACAGGCCGAGCAATTGCTGTTGCTTGAGCAGGAAGCGCTGCGCGCGGAGGCGGCGGACATCAACCCATGGCTGGAAGGCAGCGAACCGGAAAGTCAGCAACCGGCAGCGGCACCCGAGCGCGAAGGCGCGCCGAAGTCCGCCACCGGCTCGTTCATCATCGACAACGTCGGGCCGGCGTCACTGCTGGACCTGATCAACCAGAGTTTCGAGGTGATGCAGACCTCGTTGGCGCAATACAAGATCGCCGGCTATCCGCCGGACATCCTGATCAACGTGCCAAAGCGCGTGTGCCGGTTTTTCGAGTTCTACAAGGCGCCGGAACTGATCGCGCTGGGGCGGGAGATTGCGCGGGATACGCTGGATCGGTATGAGAGTGAGCAGAGTTGA